One segment of Triticum aestivum cultivar Chinese Spring chromosome 2A, IWGSC CS RefSeq v2.1, whole genome shotgun sequence DNA contains the following:
- the LOC123190228 gene encoding uncharacterized protein — protein sequence MAPPPLATAAAAEDTAELLEVRCVGCSETLEVERGLTEFVCPDCATPQSLPPELMPPPRRRALPLPRGAADARGARLPCGACGELLSVPVGLSRCACPFCGAELAVDSARLRNYILTSAAAAVAPRSSASVPPIVAARERWQERPSYATRAGLHQAEPDAGLIPPRRTQVERPSRLIHVHRDEQEYPDHMIDREEIHVSHETVANHSRQGNRPSLGRGIVGNEERQVFPQNANEVRNHVNDQRPSYHIQPKRAQLARLHRVIHSEEMQDGPLSHEIYREARHTEFIYEATATHRNQRVGCSTGPQTPSLGERHMGTPTQIIHQAHKQPYHLSHAEGSQIDCLDVDGVVHPPVNQANHGEEASTVMIDKMFSRESTWPTGCSVGPNSVNGEKRKASTTNQVKQHMQKEQSDATPSEHTQKEHPDQAIREPTNHLTNTEAMYSFPIKETTARCSKQKKSELVNAKTIAEKRHMESLNHNIQQAEGQTSDTDSHEIQVDFERQSKANERHGNTSTLNGQEHFTPPNKLADLKQKNVCTNDEIQKEQTEGNVSKQTSGWTQKKNRKGSIASSNDGLQLKHSKRLAKDSSAAMENKPLESDPGDLQNFGHNVQVPADAMDDESIKWVPLQQCPPSPDCEVSVATTDTDSVESDDDEDYVVSPNQSMSESDHPDNDEDYCRSVHKVPQEISDESDDPDVTTTPLVPDMSDPEHFARNYLPLEVRRALAKGKKAGGRLCLKVWTLPKGVQIPVSLNTSGLPIGENAIMLINFLGALARDAVLAPLTYVSWKRFPKENKDVMWHIVKLKFDVDPPRELSILSSIRNKWKFWKCHLKLKHHDPHITEEERLADRDPRVPKEQWRALIAYWNTEKAKARSAAGKASRAKSTYINKTGSKSFARIFQEESRSCDPALENPESSGDDYARAMGAKRRASARRYTPGPSPKDLQERSDPQAARAKRKAVDEVSTPRKKVVVTEESRPKNSQENAVLEAARAKRRAEDEAAALRKKVIVMEESQKKLQEDLARVTKAMSAMQKMMSTGALPNGITDEPVMLPSFQQERNEANSDDVLEPHIVYSGPRHPSSHNQRTR from the exons GAGGTGCGCTGCGTGGGGTGCAGCGAGACGTTGGAGGTGGAGCGGGGGCTGACGGAGTTCGTCTGCCCCGACTGCGCCACGCCGCAGTCGCTCCCCCCGGAGCTCATGCCGCCGCCCCGGCGGAGGGCGTTGCCCCTTCCCCGCGGCGCCGCGGACGCGCGCGGGGCGAGGCTGCCGTGCGGCGCCTGCGGCGAGCTCCTGAGCGTGCCGGTCGGGCTATCGCGCTGCGCCTGCCCTTTCTGCGGCGCCGAGCTGGCCGTCGACTCAGCCCGCCTCCGGAATTACATCCTGACCTCCGCCGCAGCGGCCGTCGCACCGCGCTCCTCGGCATCCGTCCCTCCGATTGTTGCTGCCCGGGAG AGATGGCAAGAGCGTCCTAGTTACGCAACGCGTGCAGGGCTACACCAAGCAGAACCTGATGCGGGGTTAATTCCTCCACGCAGGACGCAGGTAGAGCGTCCCAGTCGTCTCATTCACGTGCACCGGGATGAACAAGAGTATCCTGATCATATGATTGATCGAGAGGAGATACATGTGTCTCATGAGACTGTTGCAAATCATAGCCGTCAGGGAAATCGACCTTCACTTGGCCGTGGTATTGTAGGTAATGAGGAGAGACAAGTTTTTCCTCAAAATGCAAATGAGGTCAGAAATCATGTAAATGATCAGCGCCCTAGTTACCATATTCAGCCAAAGCGAGCGCAGCTGGCACGCCTGCATAGAGTCATTCATTCAGAGGAGATGCAGGATGGGCCTCTCAGCCATGAAATTTATAGAGAGGCGAGACATACTGAATTCATATACGAGGCTACTGCAACTCATAGAAACCAGAGAGTTGGATGCTCCACTGGCCCCCAAACTCCAAGTCTAGGGGAGAGGCATATGGGGACTCCTACTCAGATCATACATCAGGCGCACAAACAGCCTTATCATTTAAGTCATGCGGAAGGCAGTCAGATAGACTGTCTAGATGTGGATGGGGTGGTTCATCCGCCAGTCAACCAAGCAAATCATGGAGAAGAGGCATCCACTGTGATGATCGATAAAATGTTTTCAAGGGAGAGCACTTGGCCTACTGGATGTTCAGTTGGGCCCAACTCTGTTAATGGAGAGAAGAGAAAGGCATCAACCACAAATCAAGTCAAGCAACATATGCAAAAAGAACAGTCTGATGCAACTCCTTCAGAACACACACAGAAAGAGCATCCGGATCAGGCAATTCGTGAGCCTACCAATCATCTAACTAATACAGAAGCGATGTACTCTTTTCCTATAAAGGAGACTACTGCAAGGTGTAGCAAGCAGAAAAAATCAGAGTTAGTTAATGCCAAGACTATTGCCGAGAAGAGACATATGGAGTCACTGAACCACAATATACAACAGGCAGAAGGGCAGACCTCTGATACTGATAGTCATGAAATCCAGGTCGATTTTGAGCGTCAAAGTAAGGCTAATGAGAGGCATGGCAACACTTCAACTCTTAACGGGCAGGAACATTTTACACCTCCGAATAAGCTGGCTGATCTAAAACAGAAAAATGTATGCACTAATGATGAAATCCAGAAGGAGCAGACTGAAGGTAATGTTTCCAAGCAGACTAGTGGTTGGACTCAGAAGAAGAATAGAAAAGGCTCAATAGCTTCATCAAATGATGGGCTTCAGCTTAAACATAGTAAACGTTTGGCCAAAGATTCATCTGCTGCCATGGAAAATAAACCTCTAGAAAGCGACCCTGGCGACCTGCAGAATTTTGGTCATAATGTCCAAGTGCCAGCAGATGCTATGGATGATGAATCAATTAAATGGGTGCCTCTTCAGCAGtgtcccccctctccagattgtgaAGTGTCAGTTGCCACGACAGACACTGATTCTGTAGAAAGTGATGACGATGAGGACTATGTTGTATCTCCAAATCAAAGCATGTCTGAGTCTGACCATCCTGATAATGATGAGGACTATTGCCGATCTGTACATAAGGTGCCTCAGGAAATCTCTGATGAATCAGATGACCCCGATGTAACCACAACTCCTTTAGTTCCTGATATGTCTGACCCCGAGCATTTCGCGCGGAATTATTTACCTCTAGAGGTCAGAAGGGCCCTTGCAAAGGGAAAGAAAGCAGGAGGTCGTCTTTGTCTCAAAGTGTGGACCTTGCCCAAGGGTGTACAGATACCGGTCTCCTTGAACACTTCGGGCCTGCCAATCGGAGAAAATGCAATCATGTTGATTAACTTTCTAGGTGCACTGGCACGAGATGCAGTGTTGGCACCTCTCACATATGTAAGTTGGAAAAGATTTCCAAAGGAGAACAAGGATGTTATGTGGCACATTGTTAAG CTTAAATTTGATGTTGATCCACCTCGCGAGTTGTCGATCCTGAGCTCCATAAGAAACAAGTGGAAGTTTTGGAAATGTCACCTAAAACTGAAACACCACGATCCTCATATAACTGAAGAGGAACGTCTTGCTGATCGAGATCCTCGTGTCCCAAAGGAACAATGGCGAGCCCTTATTGCATATTGGAATACGGAAAAGGCAAAG GCCAGAAGTGCTGCAGGTAAAGCTTCTCGGGCGAAATCAACCTATATCAATAAAACCGGATCAAAGAGCTTTGCACGGATATTTCAGGAAGAG TCACGATCTTGTGACCCTGCTCTTGAGAATCCAGAAAGCTCAGGAGACGATTATGCACGTGCCATGGGTGCGAAAAGGAGGGCTAGTGCACGCAGGTATACACCTGGGCCCTCCCCCAAAGACCTACAGGAAAGGTCAGACCCGCAAGCTGCAAGGGCCAAACGAAAGGCTGTAGATGAAGTCTCCACACCGAGAAAGAAGGTGGTAGTAACAGAGGAAAGTCGCCCCAAAAACTCTCAGGAAAATGCAGTCTTGGAAGCTGCGAGGGCTAAAAGAAGGGCTGAAGATGAGGCAGCCGCTCTAAGGAAGAAGGTGATAGTGATGGAGGAAAGTCAGAAAAAGCTGCAGGAGGACttggcaagagtgacaaaagcaaTGAGTGCTATGCAGAAGATGATGTCAACTGGTGCCTTACCAAATGGAATAACGGATGAACCAGTGATGCTACCAAGTTTCCAACAG GAACGAAATGAAGCGAACTCCGATGATGTTCTGGAGCCGCATATTGTTTACTCAGGGCCACGTCATCCTTCCTCGCATAATCAACGGACTCGATGA